The window GGTTCCACGGCACGACCACGTTGATCCACGGCCGGGACTCCTGGTCGAAGGCGGCGAGTCGCCGGCGCCGCTGCTCGTCCTCGACCGCCCAGCGGTCGACGATCAGGATCTCCGGGCGGGTGGGCGGCTGCTTGCTGTCGAAGTGTCCCGCCTCGTCGTCGAAGGAACCGATGGTGGTCTGGTAGTTGAGGTTCCTGACCAGGTCCTCCGCGATCAGCGCGACGGGCCGCTGGGACGCCGGGTGGTACGGGTTCCAGTCCAGCGCGCTGTCCCCGTAGTACTCGGGGCTGCGCCCCTCCGGAAGGTCGTGGCGGGACGCGGCCGCGACGGTCACGTGCAGGGAGCGGGTGGGATTGTCGGAGCTGCCGAAGGCGCTGGGCACGACCCGGTAGTCCACCGGGCGGACGGGGTCGAGGCGGACGGTCTCGGCGACCCGGACGATCCGCTTGGCGAGTTCGTAGACGGCCCGCTCGTACTGCTCGGCGTACCCCCGCAGTTTGATCAGCCCGTACAGCCCGTCGGTGACGTAGCGCTCGCCGAAGGTGTTGTGGTTGAACTGCAACCGCTCGGCGGGACCCGGGAGTTGGGACGGCGGCACCGGTACCCACAACGCGGGGACGATGGCCTCGGCCGGCTGGTTGCTCGCCGCTCCGTGCTGGATGGCGCGCTGCGCGAAGGCGAACCACTCCTTCCCGCACATCTCGCTGGCGAAGTAGCGCGGCGAGAACAGCGGGACGAAGACCCGGCAGGTGGCGAGTGCCGTCCCCAGCCGCTCCGACCAGCCCTCGCCACTGCGTATCTCCCGGTCCATGAAACCCGCCTCGGACCCGGCGGGCAGATCGGTCAGCGCCATGACGTGACTGCAGAGATCACGGAAGAGGCGCTCGACCCACATGTCCGGGTCGGGCCCCCCGGCCCCGAATCTCGGTGTATGCGCATAACTGAGAAAGAAGTACGGCTGCACTGATGCGGGCACACGCCCCCCGTCCCGAAGATGCGAGCGAAGAAACATCATTCCGGAGCTGCTTCGCGACATCCCCTCATCGTTCAGTCAATCAGCATCTGTTTTCGGTCATCCAGTCAAGCGCGTGATCGACGGCATCCGGAATCGAGAAGAGCAGGGCCGGCGCCCCGCCCACCCGACCCCTGCGCACCTGTGAATCCGGAAACGTCCCGCCGATCTCCGCGAAGTCGCTGTCGTCCAGTGCCACGTCCTCGTACGCGGTCCACTCCTCCCCCTGTTGATCCCCCGGAAGGTTCACCTTCACCACACAGTCGTACATGCGCAAGGGGGGCTTCGGAATTCGATACTCCGCGAGATGGAAAGCAGTGCAAACTGAAAACCCCACATTGATCATGAGTACCTGCCCTCCCTCCCAACACAGCTTTCCCAGGGGCGACTCCTCGCCCATGTGGCTTTCGATCCGATGACCCGCGCACAGGCCCTCCGCGCCCCCGCCGAGCGCGGCGAAGGACGTCTGAGGGTGGGCGCTGCGCACGGCCCCCGGCGCGGTGCGCACGGCCTCGGCCAGGGCGCCCATGCCCTGGCTCGGCGTGGTCGCCGGGTCGAAGGCCGGCATCCGGGCGCGGAAGGCCGCCGTCTCGGACGGGCTCAGCCCGGCGATCCTGGCCAGGTGGGCGCCGGAGGTGAGGGAGTTCTCCGGGGTGAAGGTCGGTACCACCAGCGTGCCGTGCGGGCCGAGGACCCCCGTCAGGGCGTCGCGCAGCTCCTCGGCGCGCAGACCGGTCCCGCCGAGCGCGGCGTGCACCAGGAGCCGGGACCGGGGTCGGACGCCGAGCAGGCGCAGGTGGACGGCGAGGGCGCTCACGCGTCGACCGCCTTCAGCTCCCAGCGCAGTTCCTCCACGAGACGCTTGCCCGTGATCGTCAGTTCGGCCGCCCCGGACAGCCGGTCCAGGGCCCGGTGGATGGGGTCGGCGGAGCCGGGCTCGGGGCCCGCGACGGCCCGCCGGTACGCCTCCATCGCCACCCGCTCGTGTACGTCGGCCAGCAGTCGGGACACCGGGACGGGCCGCTCCCGCCAGGGCGACGGGTGCTGCCACTCCCCGTCCAGGGCGTACAGGTCGGCCACCTCGGTCAGGGCGCGCAGGCGGGCCCGCCTGCGGCCGGTCAGCAGCGCGAGCGCCGTCTCCCGCACCCCCGCCCCGTACGGGACGCCGAGCGCCCCGGGGGCGTGCCGGCCGGCCTCCCCCCAGCCGTGCTCCCGGGGCCCGCCGGCCAGCGGGGTCAGCGTGGTGAGCCCGGCGGCGGCCGCCCGGGCGAACTCCGGGACCGTGTCGTGCAGCAGGGCCCAGGCCCGGTCCAGGAGACCCCGCCACTCCTCGGCCTCGCCCGCCCCGAGCCGCAGCCGGGGCGGGCGGGCGAAGCAGTTGCGGTACGGATCCAGGTCCTCCAGGGCCACCGGCGCCGCGTCCGGCCCGGGCGGCCAGGTCCGTACGGGCTGCCAGCGCGCGTCCCCCGCCGCGGGACCGAAGCGGTGCTCGGCGCGGCCGTCCCGTACGGCGTACCCGTCGTCGACGGCGCGGAGCGCGGCCCGCCCCCGCGTGCCCGGCTCGCCGAGCCGCAGCAGTCCCAGGGTCGGCAGGTACACCTCGCCGTCCCGGTAGGCCACTTCGGCCGGCAGGTCCAGCCCGCCCCGCAGCACGGCGGCGGCGGCCAGCGCGGCCAGCCGGCGGGCCGGGCCGGTGTCCTCCCGGGGTCCCTCGTCCTGCGTGTCCAGGGCCGCCAGTACCCACGTCCGGGTGAACGGGTGGTCCAGTACGGCGTCCAGGGCGTCCGCGCCGGCGTCCCCGGACCGCTCCACGGCCGCCAGCAGTTCCCAGGCCCGGGCCCAGTCGGGGTCACCCGTCCGGTCGGCGTTCAACCGGGCGAGCAGCATCCGGGTCAGCTCCTGCTGGGACCGGGCCAGTTCGGTGGGGTCGGTGAGCTCCGGGGCGGTCTCGCGCCGTGCGGTGCGACCCTCCACCCCGTCCACCAGCTCGCGCAGGTCGGCGCAGTACACGGAGGGATGGTCGAAGCTCCCGCCGGTCGCCGGGTCGGGCCGGTAGCGGTGGGCGTAGAGTCCGCCGCCGCACGAGCGTACGACGGGGCAGCGCCGGCACGTCTCGCTGACACCGGCCAGCCCCTGCTGCCGGGCACGCACCCCGGGGTGGGACGCCACCTGGTCGAAGGTGTGGTCGAAGACGTTGAAGCCGGTGGCCGCGGCCCCCTCGAAGGCGGTCTTGAGGGAGTCGACCTGCTCCAGTTGTCCGTCGGTCTCGACGACGACGAGGTCGGTCGGGGCCAGGCCCAGGGACTCCGTCAGGCTGGGTCCGCCGCGCAGGGTGGACAGCAGCGACTCGAAGAGCCGTACGGGGACCGGGCGTTCCCGGCGCTCCCAGTGGTCGAAGACCCGCAGCAGCCAGCGCGCGTAGGCGTCGGGGGCACCGTCCGGGCGGGCCGGCGGGGTCTCCCAGGTGGCGTGGGGGAGCAGGAAGTCCACCCGGGGCGGCTCCAGCTCGACGAGGGCGTCGAGCACGGCGACGGGGTCGTTGGCCACGTCCACGGTGCAGAGCAGCCCCTGGTAGAGGTGGCGGTAGGGCTCGGAGCGGAGCAGCGCGACGGCGGCGAGGACCAGGGGGTGGCTGGTGCGGCCGTCCGCGAACCGGCGGTGGCGGTCGTTCGCGGCGCGATCCCCGTCGAGGGAGATGCCGACCCGGACGTCGTACTCGGCGAAGAGGTCCAGATGACGGTGGCCGAGCTGGAGCCCGTTGGTGTGGATGCGCAGGTCCAGGGCGGCGATTCCGTCGAGGGCGCGGGTGAATTCCTCGCACACGAGGCGGAGTCGGGCGGTGCCCGCCAGCAGGGGTTCCCCTCCGTGGAGAATCACCGTGACAGAGGGGAGGGCATGGTCACGGGCATGTTCGGCGAGCCGCGACGCAGTGTGTGCGATCACCTCGGGGGAGATCACCTTCGGTCGGGCTCGCCAGCTCTGATCTGCGTGTTCGTAGACGTAGCAATGATCACAAGCGAGATCGCATCTGCTGTGAACTTTCAGGACGATCTCGCGAAATGCGATCAGGCCGGTCATTCCACCAGTCTAGAGCGCGTACTTCGGCGTCAGAGCGCAGAGTTGAAGATCGGTGCCTGAACGTGACGACCGGATTCCGTCCGCAACACGCGGCCGAGTGTCGCCGCCGCCGAGGTGCTGTGCACGTCGATGCGGTCGAGCGGGACCCGGGAGGTCTTGACCGTGGTGGTCGGGGGGGTTGCGGAAGTGTTCACGACACCGTCCTTGGGGAAGCCGGGCGAAAAGGGCAGGGGGTTGACAGCGGCGTCGCGCCAGTGTCAAGCGTGGACTTTACTCGTCCACACCCTATTGGCAACCGAGACATGACGCCTGGTCAAGCGTTCTATGGAAAGCGTGACGCAATTCTCGCGACCCCGTATTCGGCCGTTTGCCGTACGGCAAGATCCTTTTCTTCCGGGGTGTGCCGTCCCCCCTCTCTCCGAGGGTTCGGAACGTGTGAGGGGCAGCCCGGCCCCGGCCGCGTTCGGCGCTGCCCGGGCCGCCCGCGCCCCGGCGACGCGGCCGGTGACGGCGAACTCGTCCTCCACGTAACGTCGTAGGCCCCCGCCGCCGGCCCTCAGGCCGGCTGTTGCTCGCTGATCGGGGGCGCGGGAACGTCCCGCAGCAGCCAGTTCAGTACGTCGGGCAGGGCGCGCAGGGCCGCGAAGTGGGCCGCGGCCGGGTCGATGGTGGTGGTGGCGCCGGGGATCCGGCGGGCCAGCCAGCGGGAGTGCCCGACGGGGGAGAAGACGTCCAGTTCCCCGTGCCAGATCATCACCGGGGTCCGGATGTCGGCCGGGTCGAAGCCCCAGGGGCGGCTGAAGGCGAGGACGTCGTCGATCCAGCCGTCCGCCGAGGTCCGCAGGCCCTCGCGGTAGTTGCGCAGCAGCATGGACCGCAGACCGGCGTCCGAGACGATCATGCGGTCGTTGTCGGTGAGGTCCCGGCGCAGCTCGTCCAGGAGCCGGCCGGGGTCCGCGCGGATGCCGGCGGCGCGGGGGGTGAGGCGGGCCGCGAGTTCCTCGGGGTCGTCGGTGGCGGTGGTGTACTCCCGGACGTTCGAGTCCGCCATTCCGGCGAACCAGTCCAGGTCCTCCGCGTCGCGGGGGGCGAGGCCCACCATGGCCGCCGTCCGGGTGACCCGGTCCGGGAGCAGGGCGGCGCAGGCCAGGGCTCCGGCGGAGCCGCCGGAGCGGCCCGCCACGGCGAAGGTGTCCAGCCCCAGGGCGTCGGCGACGGCGGCCACGTCCTGGGCCACGTCGGCGACGGTGCGGCCCGGATGGCGGTCGGAGCCGCCGTAGCCGGGCCGGTCGTAGGCGATGAGCTGCATCCGGCGCTGGTAGAGGACCATGCCCCGCGGCGCCGGCCCGAGTCTGCTGCCGGGCATGCCGTGGAGCAGGAAGACCGGCTTGCCGTCGGGGTCGCCCCAGCGCTCCACGGCCAGAGCGCGTCCGTCGGCGGTACGCACCTGATGGCGCACGCGCTCCCTCCCTCACGGTCGACGCGAGTCGTCACGGTGATTGTGCTCGCCGGAGGAGGAGTGCGGTAGGGCGCACTTCGCGGGAAATTCTTGTGAATGCTTTCACAAGCGCGGAAGGTCTTTGGTCCTTCCGCATATGCCCAGGTCAAGAAGGGTGGTCACAGGGGCGTGAACAGGCGTGAACGGCCCTTCGGCCCCGTCGGAAAGGGCTTTTTCGGCGCCCCGTCTTCCGCTTTCGGGTGTCGAATTGAGACACGGGGAAAACGGGTCGCCGGTTCGAACCGGGTCGAAATGAAGGAGTTCCTGTCATGCGGGCCAACGAGATGGTGGACGGACTGGTCGAGCGCGCGCTCACGGCGCTCGGCCGGTTCGAGTCGTTCAACCAGGAGCAGGTCGACCACATCGTCACGAAGGCCTCCCTCGCCGCGCTGAGCGGGCACGGGGAGCTCGCGCGGCTCGCCGTCGAGGAGACCGGCCGCGGGCTCTTCGAGGACAAGGCGGTCAAGAACCTCTTCGCCTGCGAGCACGTGGTGCATTCGATGCGCGGCCTGAAGACCGCGGGCGTCATCGGCCGCGACGAGCTGAACGGTGTCACCGAGATCGCCGAACCCGTCGGTGTCGTCTGCGCGATGACCCCGGTCACCAATCCGACCTCGACGACCCTCTTCAAGGCGCTGATCGCCCTGAAGACCCGCAACCCGATCATCTTCGCCTTCCACCCCTCCGCCCAGAACTGCTCGGCGCAGGCCGCGCGCATCGTCCGCGACGCGGCCGTGGCCGCCGGTGCCCCCGAGGACTGCGTGCAGTGGGTGAGCGCCCCCTCCATGGAGGCGACCGACGCCCTGATGAACCACCCGGGTGTCTCCACCATCCTGGCCACCGGCGGAAACGCCATGGTCAAGGCCGCGTACTCGTGCGGCAAGCCGGCCCTGGGCGTCGGCGCGGGCAACGTGCCCGCGTACGTCCACAAGAGCGCCCGTCTGGGCCGCGCGATCCACGACATCGTGCTCTCCAAGGCCTTCGACCACGGCATGATCTGCGCCTCCGAGCAGGCCGTCATCCTGGACGGTGAGATCTACGAACAGGGGCTCGCGGAGTTCCGCCGGCTCGGCGCCCACGTGGTCACCGACGCCGAGAAGACCAGGCTGGAGCAGTTCGTCTTCGGCACCACCGCCCACGCGGCCGACCGCGGCGAGGCCCGGCTGAACCCGGCGGTCGTCGGGAAGTCCCCGCAATGGATCGCCGAGCAGGCCGGTTTCACGGTGCCCGCCGAGACCTCCGTCCTCCTCGCGGAATGCGCCGAGGTCGGTGAGGCCGAGCCGCTGACCCGCGAGAAGCTCTCCCCGGTCCTGGCCGCCCTGAAGGCCCGCGACACCGAGGACGGCCTGCGACTGGCCGCCGAGATGGTCGAGTTCCACGGACTGGGCCACAGCGCCGCCATTCACGCCGAGGACGAGGAACTCGTCGAGGAGTTCGGCCGGCGGGTCAAGGCCGTCCGGGTCATCGTCAACTCGCCCTCCACCTTCGGCGGCATCGGCGACGTCTACAACGCCTTCCTCCCCTCGCTGACCCTCGGCTGCGGCTCCTACGGCCGCAACTCGGTCTCCGACAACGTCACCGCGGTGAACCTGATCAACGTCAAGCGGATCGGACGGCGCAACAACAACATGCAGTGGTTCAAGGTCCCGCCGAAGATCTACTTCGAGCGCAACTCGCTGCGGTACCTGGGCGAGATGGACGGGATCGGCCGCGTCTCGATCGTCACCGACAAGACGATGGTCGCCCTCGGCTTCGTGCGGAAGGTCACCGACATCCTGAACGCCCGCCCGGGCGGCGTGTCCCTCCAGATCATCGACAACGTCGAACCGAACCCGGAGCTGGACACCGTCCGGGCCGGCGCCGCGCTGATGAGGGACTTCCGGCCCGACACGATCATCGCGCTCGGCGGCGGCTCCCCGATGGACGCGGCCAAGATCATGTGGCTGATGTACGAGCGGCCGGAGGTGGAGTTCGGGGACACGAAGGAGAAGTTCTTCGACATCCGCAAGAGGGCCTACACCTTCCCCTCGCTCGGGGAGAAGGCGAAGCTGGTCGCCGTCCCGACCACCTCGGGCACCGGATCCGAGGTCACCCCCTTCGCCGTCATCTCCGACCCGGCGGCGGCCCGCAAGTACCCACTGGCCGACTACGCGTTGACCCCGAACGTCGCCATCGTCGACCCCGTCCTGCCGATGGGGCTGCCGGCCGCGGTCACCGCGGACTCGGGCTTCGACGCCCTGACCCACGCCACCGAGGCGTACGTGTCCGCGTACGCCAACGACTACACGGACGGCCTCTGCCTCCAGGCGATCAGACTGGTCTTCGAGAACCTCCGGCGCTGCGTCGTCGACGGCCCCAACGACCCCGAGGCCCGCGAGAAGATGCACAACGCCTCGACGGTGGCGGGCATGGCCTTCGCCAACGCCTTCCTCGGCCTGGTCCACGCGATGGCCCACACCCTGGGCAACACCTTCCACGTGCCCCACGGCCGCACCAACGCGCTGCTCCTGCCGCACGTCATCCGGTACAACGGCACGGTCTCGCACAAGGCCACCCCGTGGCCGAAGGCCGAGGTCTACCGGGCCCCCGAGCGGTTCCAGGAGATCGCGAGGATGCTGGGGCTGCCGGCCTCCACCCCGGCCGAGGGCGTCGAGTCCTACGCCCGGGCCGTCGAGGAACTGCGCGCCGAGTGCGGGATCCCGGCCTCCTTCGCGCAGGAGGGCGTGGACGAGCGGGCCTTCATCGAGGCCCTGCCGACCCAGGCCATGAACGCCTACGCCGACCAGTGCGCCCCCGCGAACCCGCGGATGCCGATGATCGACGACATGCGGCGGCTGATGCGGCAGGCGTACTACGGCAACGCCGAAGGCGTCCCGGCCGAGGAGGCCGCCCGGGCCAGGTGACGCCGGCCGGGAGGAAGCGACGCCCGCGTCGGAGGGCGGAGGCCGCCCGGGACCCCAGGGTCCCGGGCGGCCTCCGTCGCGCGTGCGATGCCCGGGGCTTCAGAGGTGCGGGATCAGCAGGGCCGCCGCCGAGCGGGCCCGCTCCAGGGCCACGTCCCGCTCCGCCCCGCGCTGCCCCAGGACCACGCGGGTGCTCAGCCCGTCCAGCAGCGCGAGCAGCTCCGAGGCCCGGTCCGGCACGTCCAGGTCGGCGGCGAACCGGCCCTGCCGTACGCCCTTGTCCAGCAGCGCCTCCAGGTCCCGCTGCCAGCCGTCGTCGATCTCCTGCTGGGCGGCCTGGA of the Streptomyces sp. NBC_01426 genome contains:
- a CDS encoding TIR-like protein FxsC; translation: MFLRSHLRDGGRVPASVQPYFFLSYAHTPRFGAGGPDPDMWVERLFRDLCSHVMALTDLPAGSEAGFMDREIRSGEGWSERLGTALATCRVFVPLFSPRYFASEMCGKEWFAFAQRAIQHGAASNQPAEAIVPALWVPVPPSQLPGPAERLQFNHNTFGERYVTDGLYGLIKLRGYAEQYERAVYELAKRIVRVAETVRLDPVRPVDYRVVPSAFGSSDNPTRSLHVTVAAASRHDLPEGRSPEYYGDSALDWNPYHPASQRPVALIAEDLVRNLNYQTTIGSFDDEAGHFDSKQPPTRPEILIVDRWAVEDEQRRRRLAAFDQESRPWINVVVPWNRYDHQSRAKENELAHRLEDTMPVKMSQGRAACRAAANGVANMETLGQILPQVVEAAAQQFLRHAQVYPPAGNTHTERPRLIGPMGMNGPPAPLPPPAPFPPDSESRGGEHRDGEGHDHEHGDGEDRNGEPRGRGAADHNESDRGDADDSES
- a CDS encoding alpha/beta fold hydrolase produces the protein MRHQVRTADGRALAVERWGDPDGKPVFLLHGMPGSRLGPAPRGMVLYQRRMQLIAYDRPGYGGSDRHPGRTVADVAQDVAAVADALGLDTFAVAGRSGGSAGALACAALLPDRVTRTAAMVGLAPRDAEDLDWFAGMADSNVREYTTATDDPEELAARLTPRAAGIRADPGRLLDELRRDLTDNDRMIVSDAGLRSMLLRNYREGLRTSADGWIDDVLAFSRPWGFDPADIRTPVMIWHGELDVFSPVGHSRWLARRIPGATTTIDPAAAHFAALRALPDVLNWLLRDVPAPPISEQQPA
- a CDS encoding aminoglycoside N(3)-acetyltransferase, which codes for MSALAVHLRLLGVRPRSRLLVHAALGGTGLRAEELRDALTGVLGPHGTLVVPTFTPENSLTSGAHLARIAGLSPSETAAFRARMPAFDPATTPSQGMGALAEAVRTAPGAVRSAHPQTSFAALGGGAEGLCAGHRIESHMGEESPLGKLCWEGGQVLMINVGFSVCTAFHLAEYRIPKPPLRMYDCVVKVNLPGDQQGEEWTAYEDVALDDSDFAEIGGTFPDSQVRRGRVGGAPALLFSIPDAVDHALDWMTENRC
- the fxsBH gene encoding radical SAM/SPASM protein FxsBH, inactivated beta-hydroxylase extension form, producing MTGLIAFREIVLKVHSRCDLACDHCYVYEHADQSWRARPKVISPEVIAHTASRLAEHARDHALPSVTVILHGGEPLLAGTARLRLVCEEFTRALDGIAALDLRIHTNGLQLGHRHLDLFAEYDVRVGISLDGDRAANDRHRRFADGRTSHPLVLAAVALLRSEPYRHLYQGLLCTVDVANDPVAVLDALVELEPPRVDFLLPHATWETPPARPDGAPDAYARWLLRVFDHWERRERPVPVRLFESLLSTLRGGPSLTESLGLAPTDLVVVETDGQLEQVDSLKTAFEGAAATGFNVFDHTFDQVASHPGVRARQQGLAGVSETCRRCPVVRSCGGGLYAHRYRPDPATGGSFDHPSVYCADLRELVDGVEGRTARRETAPELTDPTELARSQQELTRMLLARLNADRTGDPDWARAWELLAAVERSGDAGADALDAVLDHPFTRTWVLAALDTQDEGPREDTGPARRLAALAAAAVLRGGLDLPAEVAYRDGEVYLPTLGLLRLGEPGTRGRAALRAVDDGYAVRDGRAEHRFGPAAGDARWQPVRTWPPGPDAAPVALEDLDPYRNCFARPPRLRLGAGEAEEWRGLLDRAWALLHDTVPEFARAAAAGLTTLTPLAGGPREHGWGEAGRHAPGALGVPYGAGVRETALALLTGRRRARLRALTEVADLYALDGEWQHPSPWRERPVPVSRLLADVHERVAMEAYRRAVAGPEPGSADPIHRALDRLSGAAELTITGKRLVEELRWELKAVDA
- the adhE gene encoding bifunctional acetaldehyde-CoA/alcohol dehydrogenase; translated protein: MRANEMVDGLVERALTALGRFESFNQEQVDHIVTKASLAALSGHGELARLAVEETGRGLFEDKAVKNLFACEHVVHSMRGLKTAGVIGRDELNGVTEIAEPVGVVCAMTPVTNPTSTTLFKALIALKTRNPIIFAFHPSAQNCSAQAARIVRDAAVAAGAPEDCVQWVSAPSMEATDALMNHPGVSTILATGGNAMVKAAYSCGKPALGVGAGNVPAYVHKSARLGRAIHDIVLSKAFDHGMICASEQAVILDGEIYEQGLAEFRRLGAHVVTDAEKTRLEQFVFGTTAHAADRGEARLNPAVVGKSPQWIAEQAGFTVPAETSVLLAECAEVGEAEPLTREKLSPVLAALKARDTEDGLRLAAEMVEFHGLGHSAAIHAEDEELVEEFGRRVKAVRVIVNSPSTFGGIGDVYNAFLPSLTLGCGSYGRNSVSDNVTAVNLINVKRIGRRNNNMQWFKVPPKIYFERNSLRYLGEMDGIGRVSIVTDKTMVALGFVRKVTDILNARPGGVSLQIIDNVEPNPELDTVRAGAALMRDFRPDTIIALGGGSPMDAAKIMWLMYERPEVEFGDTKEKFFDIRKRAYTFPSLGEKAKLVAVPTTSGTGSEVTPFAVISDPAAARKYPLADYALTPNVAIVDPVLPMGLPAAVTADSGFDALTHATEAYVSAYANDYTDGLCLQAIRLVFENLRRCVVDGPNDPEAREKMHNASTVAGMAFANAFLGLVHAMAHTLGNTFHVPHGRTNALLLPHVIRYNGTVSHKATPWPKAEVYRAPERFQEIARMLGLPASTPAEGVESYARAVEELRAECGIPASFAQEGVDERAFIEALPTQAMNAYADQCAPANPRMPMIDDMRRLMRQAYYGNAEGVPAEEAARAR
- the fxsA gene encoding FxSxx-COOH cyclophane-containing RiPP peptide yields the protein MNTSATPPTTTVKTSRVPLDRIDVHSTSAAATLGRVLRTESGRHVQAPIFNSAL